AGTCTCCATGAATGGAGAGATGGCCGCGGGGGAGGGGGCACCCGCAGGGACCCTCTCGGCCCCTCCTCTCCGCCGGCCCCTTgcgccccccacccctccccctggaATGTGCCTGTAAGGCAAGAcggagggtgggggaaggggagcgGCAAGTGGGGAGGGGGGGACGGCTGGTTCCCCAGACTGTGGGGGACCCGCCGCCACCCAGGCTCCGTCCTCCGGGTGGGCCCGGCCCGCGCGGGCGACCACCCTCCTCTTCCCCGCCCCCCGCAGCCCGACTGCCAGAGCCGAGCGTGGGGGGGACGCTTGCTGGGGCGCTTGCTTGGAAAGGGGCCTTCCTCGGGGAGTAGTTGGGAGCGCTCCCCAGCCCCTGTGTCTGCCAGTCGGGGGAGGCGCACGGTGCAAAACACCTCTCCCCCATGCCCCCCCCGTCAGCTTTGATCCACTCAAAGGTGGCAGAGGGGAAGTCTGAGTAATCCCTTTATGGGGTCTTAAACTATAAGTGCGCGAGCGTCTTTCTCCGCAGTGACTCAAAAGCGCCAGCCGGGCAGTTCAGGTTGACTAAAATCGATAGGTGGGGCGATGCAGCCCGACCCGAGTGTCATCCGCCGCTCGAGGCTGTTTCAGTTTGAGTTGGTGACTTGGGTGGTGCAGGGAGctctttttcttccccaaagCTAATGGCTTCCACTGCAATTAGACATTTTCTCCGCCCGCCCCCTCGCCTCCCCTTTCTTTCCTTACAGGAGACGGGAACCTCATTCCCGCGGCTGGGGATCAGATCCGAGGCGCCCGAACCCCCCCTCGGCCTCCGCCCGCTCGGGTCCCCGCTCTCCCTCCGCCTTCCCCTGGCTTCCTTTTGATGTAGCGGGGAAAGcgtcccacaaaaaaaaaaaaaaaaaagtaatctgcCCGGTAACAATCAGCGCGCAGTAGCAGGAGCCCCAGAGCTATTGGCTATGCAAATAGAGGGAGGGGAGACGGCGCCCCAAACTTACTCACCCTTTTAAAGCGATATCCCCCTCCCCACCGCCACCCCTTCCGTCCCACCCTCGGGTGAGGGGGCTGGTTCCGGGGCCCGAGCGCTGCGCGCGTACACCTCTGGTCCCTTCGCTCCCCCTCCTCCGCCTCGCTGGGAACCCAGGGAACATTCAGCCGGCCCGGCCTCCCCCGCCTCGCTCCCCGCGGCTCCCGGTGCCCCTGCTCGGGGGCCCCCTTTCTCGGAGCGGcgggcacagcagcagcagcagcctcgcCTGTGCCCTGCTCGCCCCGACCCACGCCACGCTCGCTGCACGTGCCAGCTGAGCCCAGGCGCTGGGGGCCCCCAGCGCGCGCCCCTTTCTCCCCACGTGAAAAGCACCCAAAGGGAGGCTTGCGGCGGGGGTGGCAGGAGGAAGCAGGCTAGGAAGCGCCACTGAGTCCCCGGGAGAAACAGCCTTGACCAGGATGCGTCTGAGCACGTGTCGGGGCTGACCGCGCTGGCAGCGTCTCCATCGCGAGAAAGCCCTGGCTGGCTAGAGAGGCGCGAACCCAGAGGGGTCGCTGAGGATGCAGGCGAAGGACCCCGCGCGGGGTGGCCGCCAGGGACCTCGGGGGTGCGAGGGGGCAGGGAAGAGGTGGTGGTACTGGCGGAGGGGGAGCCTGGGCTCATCCCTTCctcgccccctccccccaccccgggcTGTTTCCTAGAAAGCGGTATCAACGCGGCCACGCTCGCGCAGACACCTCGGGCGGCTTGTCAGCAGATGCAGGGGCGCGGAAGCGGGTTTTTCCTGCGTGGCCACTGGCCGCCCCGGAACCGCTGGCGGCCCTTCCCAGGGCCTCCCGCACCCGCAGCGAGGCGCCGCGTGGCCGGTGGCGCCTGTAGCGCCCCCGTGAGCATCCCGCTTTCCGTATGAGGGTCACACTCTATCCAACCAGAAAAGCGGGGGACCCCTCCCTCCTAACACCCActctttcctcttcttcatctCCACCAACAGCTGCAAGGGGGCAGCAGTGGCgggtgttggggagggggtggcgggCGACAACGTTTTTTTCTGGTCCCTTCCTCTCCGCTTTTGCAACAGCTAACGAGGTTATCAGGAGCTTAAACCTCCAAGGCACAACCTTCACCTCTGGGGGTATGAGAGGTTGCTGGTTCCTAAAGccaccttccccctcccccttcatTGTCACCTAAAGGAGCTTTCTAAATGGAGCTTACCCGCCCTCCACCATCTGCCCTCGTCCATTCCTGGGGCTGGAATACGTGGGCAGAAATATTAGCATGCATTTCCAATAAAGCACTATTGGAGGGTCGTGTTTGGGGTGCGACACATCCACAGGAGTGTGCAAAATCAGAGCGAGTAAATAGGGAGGGGGCAGGATTTTGTGGGTTCCCCTCTCCGGGGCCCCTGGCATGCGGAGCTGGATGGAGCGAGGGCCTCGGAGCTCCacggagaggggtggggagggagcgcGGGGGCCGCGTTTGAAGTTGGGTCGGGCCAGCTGCCGTTCTCCTTAATAacaagaggggaagggaggagggagaggttgaaaggaggagaggaggggctggaggggtgggaaggggaggaggaaccCGAGAGGAGAGCGAGGAGTGGGAGGAGAACCAACTGCCCAGCCAGCTTGCGTCACTGCCTCCGAGGCGAAGGGAGCGAGCTGGGGAGAGCGAGACAAGTTTGAGGGGAGGACGGGCGCGAGGCAGGCAGGCGGCCCCAGAGGCTCCGCTCGCCCACCGCCCAGCCCTTCctctcagctcctctgcttctcccgCTGCCCTTGCCTTCTCCCCACACCCCGAAAATCTCCTATTTAGCCAAAGGAAGGAGGTAAGGGGAacttttccccctccccctccaaaaaaaaaaaaaaaaaacccaacttttTCAGTCCGGACAAAGTAGGAGAAGCAGGGGTCTCCCGGCTGGCAATGGAGCTGCTGTGCTGCGAGGTGGACCCGGTCCGCAGGGCCGTGCCGGACCGTAACCTGCTGGACGACCGCGTTCTGCAGAACTTGCTCACCATCGAGGAACGCTACCTTCCCCAATGCTCCTACTTCAAATGCGTGCAAAAGGACATTCAGCCCTACATGCGTAGGATGGTGGCCACCTGGATGCTGGAGGTAGGTCTGCAGAcgccccccactcccaccccgctGGGATCCTAAGTCTGGAAGGGAGGCCACCCTCGCGCTGGCCTCCCGGCTCCGCGGCGCGAGGTCGTCCCGCGCCCCCGAGAGAGACGCGTGGCCGCATTTCTGTTCCTGTCCCgatgggggggggaggaggggagaggaagaaaatcTGGGAAAAATGAGGCTGTCTTGGGGCCGGGAGTTGGGGGGGAGCATCCTGCACGCATGTGGCTTCCTCGGCGcccccccccacctccccgcGCCTCCGCCACCGATCATTTGGGAAGCCACGGCGGAGAAGGGTATAGGAGTTTGAAATAGGGGGCCCCGGGTCCAAAAGCAGCCCCTCATGCCGCCCCCCTCCCAAGCCGGAGCACGTTCCTCAGGTCCCCGCGTGTGGTCGCGACTCCGCGTTGGCACttcaggggggagggggagggaaagggggaagggggaggaggagagaaacgGGGAATTCGGCAGCCCCGGAAGTCGCCTGGAAGAAACGCGTGTTTTCGGGGGCCCCCCAAAGAACCCCTGCTTCTGCCCGGCTGCAACTCTGCGCCTTTGCGAGCCCCGTGCCCACGTATGCAGGGCTTCGGACCTGCCGTGGTTTCGCCATGTTGCTTTCCAAAAGACTCGGGCTGCTCAGCCCGGGGAGCAGTCGCCCGCACCCCCACGCACTCCGAGACCTCGACTACCCCTCTCGGTCGCACCCCGCCCCCCACAACTCCCGTCCCGACCCCCAGCCAGTGAGGGTTACTTACAGTTTGGCGTCTCGGCGGACTCCATGCGCAGATTTGGGTGGGGTAgggacggggtggggggaggaggtgtGTGTCACGGGGGAACGCGGGGCACCCTTCAGGGGGCGGCCGGAGCCCCCACCCCGGACCTCCGTGCAGGACCCCCGGCCCCCGGCTGTGCTCGGTGGTCTCCACGTCCCCGGCTCCCCGCCTGTGGGCCGCGCGGCCGGACACTCGCCGCGGCTCGCACCCGCCTCAAGTTTCCCCTCAGGATCCAAAGCCCCAGGGGTCGAGATGCAGTTCTTTCTGGCCCCTCAAACCTCCGTTTCGGAAAGTCTGGATCCTCTCGGGGGTTTTCACGGCAAAAGGACCCTCCTGGGACTTTTCCtcgatttttaattattttttgaaagcggcccccccccccccgccttgcTCCGACTGCCGGCGCCGCTGCGCGCTGCAGCCTCTCCACCCTCCCCCTctcttccccacctctccccacccagcccctcgTTAGCGGCCCCTGCGCCGCGGGGAGCCCCCcggacattttttttaattgtcggAAAAGATAGAGCAGGGTCCGGGCGTCCGAATGGGACCAAGAAGTGGCCCCTAGGAGCCTCCggaatatttttattgattttttgaaaagatgacgAAATCCAAAAAAGAGAGTGTGAGTGAGTTAGAGTGCGCGGAGAAGTGAGCGGCCAAAAGGGAGCGGCGTCCGCCCGCGCGCGCCCGCGCCTCCCCTCACGGCCGCGAGCCCCCTGGCCCCCCACTCTCCACACGCGTCCCCTTCCCCCCGAAAACAGAACTTGTAGAAATTTCCAGAGAAGAAGCTTTtttcattcctctctctctctctctctctctgctcggcgtcccccaccccctcccgttCCCTCGCCAGGTCTGTGAGGAGCAGAAATGTGAGGAGGAGGTCTTCCCGCTGGCCATGAACTACCTGGACCGCTTCCTGGCCGGAGTGCCCACTCCCAAGACCCATCTGCAGCTGCTGGGCGCCGTCTGCATGTTCCTGGCCTCGAAGCTCAAGGAGACCATCCCGCTGACGGCGGAGAAGCTGTGCATTTACACCGACAACTCCATCAAGCCCCAGGAACTCCTGGTAAAGCCCCGCTCCCCTCTCGGGGGGCTCGGCTGCCTGCCCAGCCCGGGCCTTCCGCCCCCCACCGCACCCCCATGCCACGTCCCCCCTGAAGCCAGCACCAAGCCACGTGCAGCACCCTCCGCCGTTTTCTGCGCTCCTACTGTGTGCCTCGCACACACTCGGAGCCCTCGGGTCCTTGCTGTGGGTGAGAGTCCCCCAGTGGTGCTTGTGCGTGTGCCAGCAAGGTGCCCAGGCGTGTGCCCGCAAGGGCGTAAGCACCCCGCTCATATGGGAATCACACATGTTCCAACATCACCAACGTGGAGGCcccctcccagagagccacgtgtGAGATGCAGTTCAAGAGCCATGTCTTCCAGATTGGAGACACCCTTAGGACCGGCCCAGCCAGAGCTGGCTTGACCTTGGAGGATCCCCGAGAACTTCTCTGAGCCCCCTTCTCCACGCCCGTGGGAGTGGGGGTGTCCTTCTCTgactggggatttttttttaattaaattttattttttgcgcCCCCCCCCCAACGTTTCCCACCCGGGTCGGCCATGTTGCAGCAGCCCTGGAATGGCGGAGGCAGCTCCTGAGGCCCAGCTCCAGGGGCTTGCACacctttccctccccctcccccaccgcccGCCTCCTCCCTGGCGGGGGTCCCCAGGCCTCctccaggctctggctgcagACTCGCGGAGCCCTTTGTGAGCCCCTGGCCTTCCCGGGGCGGTGCTGACACCTAGCGGCAGACATGCGCGGGGCCGGGAGGGGGAGGAATGGCCCAGCATGCCGAGAGCGGAATGACTTCACCTTTGAATCGCAGCCAGGCGCGAGCTGCTTCTGCTCGGGTCCCGGAGGCCCAGAAAGGTGCTCTCTGCTGGGAGCGCTGCGTGCTTCCCTCGTGGGGGCCACGCCAGCGCTTTGCACTCGCATTGGCCTCTGAGGAGCCCGGCAGGGGGATTTCAAAGCCATCTTTGAAGACCGGGGTGCCCCCAAACCtttgcataaataaatgaataaatcaataaaatgtaaaagcacAGGCAGATATTCAAGcaggtcaagaaaaaaaattttccttttttgcatacattaaaaaagaaagatttgttaCTCATccttactgagagaaggaaacagagatcttccatctgctgcttcactccccaagtggccacaacggccggagttgagttgatcaggagccaggagccttttccggttCTCCCTCGctgtgcagggtccgaaggcttggggccatcttccactgttttcccaagccatacgcagggaagtggatgggaagtgaagaaatcgggacatgaaccagcacccacatggaatcccattGCTTGCAGGCGAAGGATGAGACAGTTGAACTATCATGCCAgccccccagaaaaaaaaaatttttttgaacacAATTCCGTATGGGAATCTCCATAATACAGACGTGGGGCTGGAGACTGGGCCATTCCGTGTCCCTGAGCAAACATCCTCCCTGGACCCCAGTACCCTGGAAGCCCCATCTCCTCCCGGCCTGACCCTTGGGCCGTCGGTGAGAGAGATGGTCCCTGCCCCAGTGTGTCAAAGGGGAAGGTTTTTAAATGGCACCGAGAAAAAATGGCCCTCTGGGCATGAAGGAACTGCGAGCGAATGGGTTGCTGGGGAGTCAAGCCAAGGAAGCTTATTTTGAGTTTCATctgcctgcattttttttttaccccaacAAGGCTAAAAAAGACAGTGAATCCAGCAATAGAACCATATACAATAAATTACTTCCAAAGGGCCGCGGTGACCTTGGCTGCACAGCTCACTTTCTGGGTTGGCAGGAGGCGATGGTAGAGGTCAGGGCTGGCTGGGGGTAGGGGAGCTGGAGCGGAGAGAATGGGACCTTGGCACTGGCTACCTGGGCCTCCTGCTTATGTTCCGGGGAGCCAAGAGGAGCCCCTGCAGGACTTCAAGGCTCGGGAAGTGACTGGGAAGCGGGAAGCACACCAGCACATACCAGCCAGCAGACGTCACACTCAGCCCCTCTTCCtacccctcctcttctctcctgcagGAGTGGGAACTGGTGGTGCTGGGCAAATTGAAGTGGAACCTGGCGGCCGTCACCCCCCATGACTTCATTGAGCACATCTTGCGCAagctgccccagcagagggaaaagCTATCCCTGATCCGCAAGCACGCTCAGACCTTCATTGCGCTCTGCGCCACCGGTGAGGATgcctgggagagggaggcagtCGAGGCCAGCCCTTTTGGGAGGGTGCAGGACCCAGGGTCCCAGTGCGGAGGCTCTCCCACCTTCAGCAACAgct
Above is a window of Ochotona princeps isolate mOchPri1 chromosome 27, mOchPri1.hap1, whole genome shotgun sequence DNA encoding:
- the CCND2 gene encoding G1/S-specific cyclin-D2; protein product: MELLCCEVDPVRRAVPDRNLLDDRVLQNLLTIEERYLPQCSYFKCVQKDIQPYMRRMVATWMLEVCEEQKCEEEVFPLAMNYLDRFLAGVPTPKTHLQLLGAVCMFLASKLKETIPLTAEKLCIYTDNSIKPQELLEWELVVLGKLKWNLAAVTPHDFIEHILRKLPQQREKLSLIRKHAQTFIALCATDFKFAMYPPSMIATGSVGAAICGLQQDEDVSSLTCDALTELLAKITNTDVDCLKACQEQIEAVLLSSLQQFRQEQREAAKTEDELDQASTPTDVRDIDL